The Candidatus Zixiibacteriota bacterium genome contains the following window.
CAGTCAAATCGCCAGTCACATTGAGAGTGGTGCGGCACATATCCAGTATCCTGTCCACTCCAAGAATAATCGCGATGAGCGCCGGATTCACACCTATCGTCGCAAGCACCACAATGATAAATGGGATAGATCCCGATGGCACTCCAGCGGTTCCGATACCTCCCAAAATCGCAAGGTAGGCAACAGTGATCTGCTCGGTGAGCGACAGGTCGATTCCCGCAAGTTGCGCTAAAAATAAAACGGTCACGCCTTCATAAAGGGCCGTTCCGTTTTGATTCATGGTCGCGCCGACTGTCAGAACAAAATTATTTATCTCGCGCGGGACACCAAGATTCCGTTCTGAGACCGCAAGCGCGGTCGGTAGAGTGGCATTGGAAGAGGATGTCGAAAACGCGGTGAGCATGACGGTACGGGTTCTTCTAAAAAATTCCAGCGGCGAAATGCGCGAGAGCAGCGCAACTGAGAGCGAATAGACTCCGAACATGTGCAGACTCAATCCAAGCAGGACAGTCACGACAAACCAACCGAGCGCGCTCAATAAATCTATTCCAAAACGAGCGGTATTATTGAACAGCAGGCAGGCAACAGCATAAGGGGCAAAGACCATAATGATATCAATGACTTTGGCCGAAATCTGGTACAGGGAATCCATTGCATTCACAAACGGAGCCGAAAAATGTTTTGGAATAAGTGTGATGGCAATGCCGATAACAAGCGCGAAAAACATCAGATGAAGCATACTCGGCGTTTCGCTTGCGATGGCCGTGAACGGATTTATCGGAACAATAGTCTTAACTGCTTGCATAAGCGGCGAATCGGTGGTGTTGATTTTTTCGGCATCGGCAACGCGTTTGGCCGCATCAGAGGCATATCGTTCTTCGAGAGCGGCGGCTGTTTCACGTGAAACACGTTCACCCGGTCTGATTGTGTTGGCCAGGGTTAAACCGATGATCACAGAAATAGATGAAATAACCAGTGTATATGCGAAAGATTTCAGGCCTACACGCCCGAGTGTTCTGATATCCCCAATTCCGGCGATACCGACTATAAGCGAAGAAAAGACGAGCGGAATGACGATCATGAGAAGCAGACGCAGAAAGAGTGTGCCGACCGGTTCGGTGATATTCGATGCAACCCATACAATTGTCGGATGTGTCCCGCCATACAAAACATTGACGCCGATACCGATGATTGCGCCGGTGAGAAGGCCGATGAATATTTTGGTGTGGAGCGCGATTCGTTTTTTTGGAGGGTGCGAAGACTTCTCTGCATTCATATCGAAGTAAAATATCTGCTAATTGACGGCAAGAAGCAAGTCAAGGAATGCGGGCTATCCGTGAAGTTCGTTCAAAAGAGCATACTCTGTTCTGGGCTCAGCACGCTTTGCTCTTTGATTGTACAGTCGCTGCGAGAAGTTTTTTAATTATCTCAAAATCTATCTTATCCGGATTGGCGAACCGAATACAGCCTTTACCATGATTGAGCCCCTCAAGCAATTTTTTATTGGCGAGCATCACTTCGTGTTTCAAAACATAAAAGCAGGTATGATTTTTTTGGCTTGCAAAGGCAATCTCGACAACATCGTTGTTTTTGTATGATGGCATCCCAAAAGCCATTGTTTCTTCGTAATCAACTAAAATGACCCTGCACCATGTG
Protein-coding sequences here:
- a CDS encoding dicarboxylate/amino acid:cation symporter translates to MNAEKSSHPPKKRIALHTKIFIGLLTGAIIGIGVNVLYGGTHPTIVWVASNITEPVGTLFLRLLLMIVIPLVFSSLIVGIAGIGDIRTLGRVGLKSFAYTLVISSISVIIGLTLANTIRPGERVSRETAAALEERYASDAAKRVADAEKINTTDSPLMQAVKTIVPINPFTAIASETPSMLHLMFFALVIGIAITLIPKHFSAPFVNAMDSLYQISAKVIDIIMVFAPYAVACLLFNNTARFGIDLLSALGWFVVTVLLGLSLHMFGVYSLSVALLSRISPLEFFRRTRTVMLTAFSTSSSNATLPTALAVSERNLGVPREINNFVLTVGATMNQNGTALYEGVTVLFLAQLAGIDLSLTEQITVAYLAILGGIGTAGVPSGSIPFIIVVLATIGVNPALIAIILGVDRILDMCRTTLNVTGDLTAATYVARSEGYTLLKTQPEKMPEQTLV
- a CDS encoding DUF1801 domain-containing protein; this encodes MKSEAANVPDYIKEAPDNRKVALQKFRTWCRVILVDYEETMAFGMPSYKNNDVVEIAFASQKNHTCFYVLKHEVMLANKKLLEGLNHGKGCIRFANPDKIDFEIIKKLLAATVQSKSKAC